The DNA window CACTGAGTGTGTGTGAGGAGAGATTTAAATCCCACATCAGGACTGAGAGTGTGGACCCACAACAGCCACACAGGAAAAACTCCATTTATAACAAGAAAGTACAAAACAGCAACATCAGAAGTCACAGGTCATGGCCAAGGTACAGAACAGGgacccacagcacacacacacacagaggaaattCCTCCAGGGAATAAACAACCACCTTCAACCACTGACACAAGGGAGGCAACATCCAACACTCAATAACAGCACAGCCTGTGGCAATGCATCAATCCCAGCTTGGAGGGGCCAAAAACACCACCAGGGATTGGGCTTGGATCTCCCTAGGTGTTCCCAGGTCAAACCATGGTTTCAAACCcatgccctggggagctggagctgaaggaggAGGGCTCTGCAGTCCTTGATGCCTCTGGGATcatgtttggtttggtttgaagGAATAATGCTTTGCCACtcagcacacagctgctcatGAGGGCCACTCCATTTCCCCCAGTCTCTTCATCAGCAcgctttaaaatttaaaaatcgCAATTCATGGGAGGTGGgcccaggctgggcacacaaacacaccccaGTTTTGGCACTGGagcctgagccctgccctggcagccccagctgtgctgtgttcagtgtGCTGACACCTCATGGCCAAGCCAGCAACTCTGATAAGACACTGCATCCCAGGAATCACCCACACATCCTCCATCTGCTGGAACCACGCTCGTTTATCAACAGGTTTGTCATGAGCACACCAAAGATAGGAAAGGGAACCAGTGCAGAGCTCTGgatcacagctgggcacagcttggattctgcactgtgctggtgtgagtgtccctgtgctggctctAAGCACTGCTCCCACTGCACAGTCCGTGTGCTGAGCCAACACCGGGCTCCGTGTCGGGGTTACCCcgctctcccctcctccctgggggtCTCCCAGGGGCAGATCAGCTCCTTTGCAGAGTCCTTCCGAGCTCGGGGgtgcctgtcctgtccctgcccagagctcccagcgCAGGCTCGGCTCTCCAGAGGCGTTCTGACTTGGAAGAAGCTGCGTTGGGAAACACAAACTCATCACACACACGGCACTTTTTGATGTGCTCCAAGGCGGAGAACGAGCTCGGCTTTGAgatttccagccccaaatcccaaagcagAACTCCAGGCACAAGCCCATGGAGAAGGAGGGCGAAGGGGATGTGTGCTGCCACCCCTTTGAAGCTGCAACGCCGTgtgacacagctccagagccaggtAGAGCAGGAGCCCTCAGGTTTGGAATTTATAATGTGGACTCATCCacttggccagcagcagaggtgggtTAAACCAGATCAGGGAtatgctgctcctggggagggacGTGGCCAGGGTTTggttcctgcagggacagcctttccaggcaaaaattccccatccctgccctggaacGACAAACACTTAGCCATTCTCTCAAGATTTCCCCTCGTCACTTCAGGTTCTCCTCTGACTTGAAATCACTAAACCAAACCTGAGTCAGTGCTCAAGAACACTGAGGTTTTCCAGATTCAGGGATTGAAAGTAAAACCCGGGGTTTTGCACCCTGAACAGGAGGTGTGGGAATAGCAGAGGCAATGCCAGCATGGGCTCCTGGCCTGTTCCCATCAGAAAACTGCAGGAATGGAGACAGGGAACAGACTCTTCCAGAGCCTGGGGTTTGGGACACGTGTGGCGGAGACGACTGTGAGGTTCTCAAGGATCTCTCCCTCTGGCTAATCCCAAACTGAAGTGGTCCTGGAGCTGTGACCATGTCCATGCAGTGCTCATGTGCTGTCCATGCAGTGTCCATGCAGTGCTCACCTGCTGACCATGCAGTGTCCATGCAGTGCTCACCTGCTGCCCATGCTATGTCCATGCAGTGCTCACCTGCTGACCATGCTGTGTCCATGCAATGCTCACCTGCTGACCACGCTGCTGTCCATGCAATGCTCACCTGCTGCCCATGCAGTGTCCATGCAATGCTCACCTGCTGACCCTCCTGCTGTCCATGCAGTGCTCACCTGCTGACCACGCTGCTGTCCATGCAATGCTCACCTGCTGCCCATGCAGTGTCCATGCAATGCTCACCTGCTGACCCTCCTGCTGTCCATGCAGTGCTCACCTGCTGACCATGCAGTGCTCACCTGCTGACCATGCAGTGTCCATGCAGTGCTCACCTGCTGACCATGCTGTGTCCATGCAGTGCTCACCTGCTGACCCTCCTGCTGACCATGCAATGCTCACCTGCTGACCATGCAGTGTCCATGCAGTGCTCACCTGTTGACCATGCTGCTGTCCATGCAATGCTCATCTGCTGCCCATGCTATGTCCATGCAGTGCTCACCTGCTGATCATGCAGTGTCCATGCAGTGTCCATGCAATGCTCACCTGCTGACCATGCAGTGTCCATGCAGTGCTCACCTGCTGACCCTCCTGCTGTCCATGCAATGCTCACCTGCTGACCCTCCTGCTGtccggccgccgccgctccctCCCGCCCAGCGGCTGCACCTTCCCGTGGGGCACGGCCGGACACCGGCCCGACAGCGCGGCCAGCCCGGCcgagctccagcagcccctccgGAGCAGGCGGGCCCAGGAGCAGGGGCCCGTGGGTCTCCTGGTGCCCAGCAGGTCCGGCTGGGTGCCCGTGGTGCTGCCCAGGGCCTGGCTGGTGGGTGAAGGGCAGGAggtgccctggggcagggctgggggcccCGGGCACACAGCAGCCATGGCCTGGGGGATGGCTGGTGGTGATGCCGGGCTGCTGgggccaggggagcaggaggtgagagggcctggctgtggggaggaaaaggagagaggctCGGTCAGGTCTGGGGGTGACACCCAGGGCTCCCCAGGCTTCTTTAGGAGGGGAATCCCTCTCCACCCCAGCCAAGCCTTggcaatgtccctgtcccctgcagctctgtccccatccctgccctcccctgagAGCACTGAGGTGTCACAAGGTGCCTGTGGGGtcagtgctgccacagccccagcggGTGCTGACAGACCCAGCCCCACACCCTCTGGGATGCTGGAGGACACAGCAGCTTGTCTCATTCCTCACAACCATCAGCTCCAGGCACAGAGGAGGCTGTCATCCCGGGAATGTGATCTTGGTTATgaacagcacagccctgtcacaCCCACACCCCAGCAGAGCCCGAGTCCAGCCCTGATGGCTCGCAGTACCAATCCCAGCTCGTGGtggtgctcccagtgcccctggctggggctgggaaggctcagcacagctcagccagccctCAGGACAAGCCCAAGCACAGACTGGACAGGACAAGGACAGCACATGCTGCATGCCAGGTCCCCTCCCATTTCTCAAGGATTTACACCCAGCAGAAATGAAATGCAGCTCAAGTGTCCAAGGAGAGGAGCTGAGAGCAAGGCACACACAggacatgcacacacacatgcagagATGGCACACAGAAAGATAAACACACTGAGACACAACAGAGAAGGATGAACTCggttctttttctgttttctacatttatttttattagacaGACAAATGCATTGAAGCCATGgccaaaaaaatgaaacacatgGAAACAAACAATCTCTCAGCTGGCACAAAGTAAAGTTCAGCTTGTACCAGGCAACTTTCCTCTTTGGGGactgagcagcagaggatgaggagcagaAGGATGGCTGTTTGTTCCACATGCAGTAACTGGTGTTATACAAGCACTGACTGGTGCTCCCCACACAGTAACTGGTGTTCCACATGCACAGTGACTCCCAAGCATGCAGCATgaacccatggcaggggagcagTGATGCCAAGCAgagatgataaaaaaaatcagagaaaggaATGGATACAGAGAACATAACAAGCAAAGCAGCAGACAAAATAGAAGTAGAATCAGAGGGACTGACGGGAACACACAgatttgttatttattatttataccCTGACTTGATCTTCCACATGTTACTACATACTGGCAATCCCAACATGCTCAGTGCTCCATGTTACACAAACTCTGCAGAGACTGTAGAGCTCATCACAGCCAAGTAGCTTTGGGCCAACCCTGCCAGGTTCTGGAGTGTCTTCCAATGTTCTGATGTCTCAAtaggctgggggtgctcagcacCTGATGTAACAAAGCCTTGGGGTTTAagtagaatttttaaaaggcagccTGAGCCTGCTCCCCTGTACAGCAGTGCAGAGTGTGCCTGTGCTTCCAGCAGGAGTGAGAACAGACTCAGCACAGACATCAGGGG is part of the Catharus ustulatus isolate bCatUst1 chromosome 20, bCatUst1.pri.v2, whole genome shotgun sequence genome and encodes:
- the RGS9 gene encoding regulator of G-protein signaling 9, producing MRQAAVSSSIPEGVGLGLSAPAGAVAALTPQAPCDTSVLSGEGRDGDRAAGDRDIAKAWLGWRGIPLLKKPGEPWVSPPDLTEPLSFSSPQPGPLTSCSPGPSSPASPPAIPQAMAAVCPGPPALPQGTSCPSPTSQALGSTTGTQPDLLGTRRPTGPCSWARLLRRGCWSSAGLAALSGRCPAVPHGKVQPLGGRERRRPDSRRVSSFFQVRTPLESRACAGSSGQGQDRHPRARKDSAKELICPWETPREEGRAG